From uncultured Desulfobacter sp.:
CTCCTGAAGCCGACAAATCTGTCGACCGGGTAATTTCTATTCAACCTTGTCAATTCCTTGCCCAGAAACCTTTTTAACCATCGACTCAATTGTCTTCGACAATTGTTGCCGCATTGTTCAAAAACAAAGCGATCATGCCTTTGGATAGGTATGAAGCCTCTAATCGCACTGAATTATAGAGACTTATCTCATTAATCTGGTTATAAACTTGCCTCGGCACGGTCTTTGCCATTTAGTTGCCCAAAACTCAAATCAAAGGAGGCAGCTAAAATGAAAAACCTAATCACACTCATCCTTTTGGCCGGTTCCCAAGCCATGGCCTGGCCCGGCAGCGGTCACTCCGGTGCGGGACCCGGAAATGGATATGCCTGCAACAGGGCCGACCTGGACCTGACCCCGGAGCAGTCCGTTCAACTGCTAAAGCTTAGGACGGTATTCATCAAGGCCGTGACACCTTTCCAGAATCAGATGATCACGCTGCGTTCCGAGCTGCAGATGCTATGGAACGCAGCCCAGCCGGACAAGGAAAAAATTTTTGCCAAAGAAAAAGAGATGTCGGATCTCAGGGGCAAAATTTCTGAAATCCGCACAACCTATCAGCTGGATTGCAGGGCGGTCCTTACGCCGGAGCAGCTGACCCGGACTCGTTTGGCGGAAAAAGGCCACGGCACCAATGGGCATCACAACAGAGCCTGGTAAAAATCTGTAATTCACCACCATTATCATCATCATCTCTATCTGGGTGATGTACTTAGATACAAAAGAAGTAAGGATCTTCTGTTCCATGGTCAAAAAGCAATTAAAAACAAAGAAAACAACCAGGCCATTAAAATCGGCAGGCGGAAAACAATCCACGATCTGGCTGTCCATCCTGCTTGTCACAATTAGTTTTATCGGCGGCACTGTATTCAGCAGTTTCAAGCTTTCCAGGACAGCCGCCCCGGTATCCCCGCCTGCCGGAACGACACCGGCAGCTGATTTTAATACGCTGAAAAAAAGGGCGATAGAAAACAAACAGAATGCAGATGTCTGGACCCAACTGGGCAATGCCTATTTTGATGCCAACCAGTATCAAAACGCCATTGACGCCTATGAAAAATCCGTTGCCATTGATCCGGGGAATCCCGATGTCATCACAGATCTTGGCGTCATGTACCGCCGCAGCAACCAGCCTGAAAAAGCCGTTGAAATGTTCAGCAGGGCAATGGCTGCTGATCCGGGGCATGAAGTGTCACGGATGAACAAAGGTATTGTGCTGCTCCATGATCTGAAAGACAGACCGGCAGCCATGAAAGCCTGGAAAGAACTTCTCGGGATCAATCCGTTAGCCACTTTTGGCGGCGGACAATCTGTGGATCGTGTGGTCTGGGAATACGAGCAGGAACGCAAATAATAAATGGATTTGTCAATGATTGGAAAAAAAATGGGAATGGCATCCAACAGGGCATTACGCGTTCTGGTGGTTTTGTTCTGCATTGGTACAGGCGTTGTAAATGCCGAACCAGACCCACAGATGTCTTTGGAATTGTGTGTTGAAACAGCGCTTCTCAACAACCCCTATCTTCTATCCCTAAAGGAACAGGTCAAAGGGGCGGAATACGATGTAACGATTGCCGAGGGCCGACGATGGCCTTCCCTTCATTTTAATGCCGCAGAGTCCTTGTACTCCGATGACACAAGATTGTTTTCGGCAAGTTACAATGGAGAAAAAGGGGTTTTCGGCAAAGATATGACGGATCTGGGCTTGATCCTTCAACTGCCGCTTTATACCGGGGGGCAGTTAAGCAGCGGAACTGCTGCAACCAGGCATAACCGTGAAGCATTTGAGTATACGCTTCTAAGAGCATCCCAGATTCTTGAATTTGATGTAGCCCAGACCGTGTACAAGATTCTTGGTCAGGTCAAACAGCTTGAAAGCATCATGTTTTCCCAACAGGTGTTGAAGCAGGATAAAGAGCGCATCCAGGCAATGGTTGACGCCAGAAAGGCGGCCAGGGTGGATCTGCTCAGAGTGGATGTGCGGCTGGCAAAAATTGACCAGGCCCGGGTAAGTGCTGAAAACAGTTTATATGGCGCATGGCAGGAACTGTTTCGTCTGATGGGGAAAAATAACCCATTGCCCCCCACGCTTCCTGAAATTGACGGCAGTCTGCTTCCTGTCCCGTCCCTGCCGGACACCGGTGATGCCCTGGAAAAAGCACTGGAAAACCGGCCGGATATAAAGGCTCTGGACAGCAGGGTGGCGGCCCAGAAACAGAAAGCGGCTTCAGCCCGGGGCAAAGCCTTGCCGCAGATCTCCTTAAAAGGAAGTTACGGATACCGGTTTATGGCTGATCCCAATGACTATACCCAGGGGACGGATGATTCTGATTTCAGAGGAAGCATCGGGGTGAACCTGGATCTCCCGCTGTTTGAAGGGGGGCGAATCCGGGCTGAGATTCACCGTGAGCAGGCGCTGCTGGCATCCATTGAAAATCAGCGGCACTCCCTTGGCCTTCTGGTTCAAAAGGAGGTTCGTACGGCTGTGCTATATATGACATCCGCCATGCAGCGGGTCAATACCCAGAAAACCGCCGTGGCCCAGGCCAGGGACGCCCTTGCCATTGAACAGGAAAAGTACCGCCTGGGCAAAGGAACGATTTTGGATGTTCTGGATGCCCAGAATGCCATGCTGGAAATTGAAACCGAATATTACCGGGCTGCGGCTGATTACCACACGGCTGTTGCCGAATTTGACCTTACCAGGGGAGGCGCCAAATGATACGCTATTTATCTTTATTTTTTATGTGTTTGACATTAACAACGGTTCTGGGGTGTGACGAACCGGATGGCATGGCCCAGACCGAGAGCAAAAAGTCAAAGGACATGTCCGCCCTGGTGGAAGTTGTCACCGCCCGCAAACAGTCCATATCAAGACAGCTGGAACTGACCGGGGATGTGGCCGCCACCCGAATGGTGGTTATTCAGGCCGGGGTTGAAGGCCCCCTTGCCTTTCTTCCATGGCGGGAGGGCGACCGTGTAACCAAGGGGGAAGTGCTTGTTAAAATTGACCGGCCCATGTATCAGGCAGAAATGCAGGCAGCCATGGCTGCGGTTGAAGTTGCCCGGGCAAGGCTTGCGGATCTTCGGGCCGGGGCAAGGTCAGAAGAAAAAAATAAGGCCGCCCAGAAGGTCCGTGAACTTGAATCCCTTGCTCAATTTACAGTTAAAGACAAAGACCGGGTGGACAGGCTGGTCAAAATCGGGGCCTTACCGGAAGAGGCCCTCGAAAAAGCATTTCTGGCCGGCATTAAGGCGGATGCGGATCTGGCCGCTGCCCGGGATACTTATCAGATTCTCAAGAAAGGCCCGACAAAGGATGATATTGATGTCCAGAAAGCCCTGGTAAAAGAGGCGGAGGCCAAACTCTCCATTGCCGGGGCAAAGCTTTCGGAATGCACCATAAGGGCACCCTTTGACGGTATTATTCTTCAGGTGAATGCCACTGTGGGCGATTTTGCCCAGGCACGTTCGCCATTGCTGAAGATCATGGACAGTTCCTCTGTGGTTGTCCGGTTCAGTGTTCCGGAATCCGAATCAAACCTGCAGGACAGAACCCTGCCCGTTTATGTCTCCTTTGACGCCCTTGGCGGTCAACCCCATCCGGCTTCCATTGCCAGAGTCTTTCCGCAAATAGATCTTAAAACCCGGACCCGTATGGTGGAAGTCATACCTGATAACGTCAAGGAGCTGGTTCCAGGCATGTTCGCCCGGGTGAAAATTGTCACTCAAAGGGCCTCTGATACGGTTGTACTCCCTGAAAAGGCCGTTGTGGCCATGGGAAACGGCAGCACTGCCGTGTTCGTTTTTAAAAATAATATTGCACAGAAACGCAAGGTTCGACTGGGCATTGAAGAAGCGTCCTGCATTCAGATTATGGAAGGTATACAGGAAGGCGAACAGGTGATTGTCGCCGGACAGGAAAAACTCAAGCCCGGCACCCGGGTTAAATTAACCTCACAGCAAGGCAGCTTCCCCTGCGCCAATGGGAATAAAGAGAGGAAAGCATCATGAACATCACCCAGATACTTTTAAAACGGCCGGTTGCTGTCACCGTTGTCACAATTGCCGTTTTGTTTGTGGGCCTTTTCAGCCTGAAAAATCTGGATGTGGACTATTTGCCAGAGATTACCTACCCGATGATAAAAGTCCACGCCTGGTGGCGGGGGGCGACCCCGGAGGAGATTGAAACCAATGTGGCCGATCCTGTGGAGCGGATTATTGCCACAGTGGACAACCTGGATTACATGGAATCGTCAAGTATCGAGGGCATGTATACCCTGCTGGTCAATTTCCGGTACGGGGTGAACGTTGACACGGCATACCAGGATGTCCTGGCAGCCATGGGGCGAGTGGCACGAAAACTGCCCCGCAGCATGGATGCGCCGATTGTTATCAAGGCAGACCCTTCCCAGCTGCCCGTAATGCAATTGACCATCTCATCGGACCGGTACGATCTGGTATGGCTCAGGAACTGGGTGGACAACTGGCTCGGTGACAGGATCACCACCATCAACGGTACTGCAGGAGTGGAAGCAGTGGGAGGCCTTAACCGGGAGATCAGGGTCCATCTTGATCCAGAGCGACTGGCTGCTTACGGAATTTCACCGGCAACCGTGGTAAAGCTGCTGGACAGTGAAAATCGGGAAGCCTTTTCCGGCAGAGTTACCGTCAAAACAAGGGAAATCATCGCCCGGACTATTGCAGAGTTCGAGAGCCTGTCCGAGATCCGGAATCTTGTGGTGAAAAGGACACCCGAAGGCCGGGTTATTTATCTTAAAGATATTGCCGAGGTTTTGGACAGTCATGAGGAAATGAGGGTCAATACCCGGTTCAACGGAAAACCCTGTGTAAAACTCAACGTGCTCAAGCAGGCTGAAGCCAACACCGTAGCAGTGTCCCGTGCCGTAAATGAGGGGCTTAAGCAATTAAAAACCGAATTTCCGGACGGCGTATCCGTTAATATTGTGGAAAACCAGGGCACCTATGTGATGGGTGCCATCCAAAGTGTGGAAAGCTCCGCCGTTCTGGCGGCCATTCTGGTAATTTTTGTGGTGTATCTTTTTCTGGGGCGCTGGCGTCAGGTCCTTGTCTTGGTTGTGGCCCTGCCAGTAACTCTTCTGGCCAACTTTTTTATCATGAAAATGGCCGGGTTTTCCATCAACCTCTTTTCTCTGGGGGGGCTTGTGGTGGCTTTGGGGGTTATTTTGGACAATTCCATCGTTGTTCTGGAAAACATGACCCGCCTGAAAGAAAAGGGGGAATCCCAATGGGCCGTAAAGGGCGTGTCTGAAGTTGGTTCCGCAATTATCGCTTCGACATTGACCTTTCTGGCTTTGTTCCTGCCTTTTCTGTTTGTGCCGGGGCTGAGCGCTCTGTTGTTCAAAGAACTTGTACTGGTGGTTGCAGGTATTGTTATCGTCAGCCTGATTGTCGCACTGACGTTGACACCGGTTTTGACGCGGGCACTGATCAAAGGCGGCGAATCGGGGAAAATGTCAGCCATTGCCGGCATGTTTGACAGGGTCATGAATACCCTGACTCAGGTTTACAGCCGAATTTTGCAAGCCTGTCTGACTCATAAATGGAAAACCGTGCTGGCATGTGTTTTTGTTTTTTCCGCTGGCATCTTCCTGGCCGGAAAGGACGGCTCTGAATTTTTACCCAAGGTGGATGACGGCCGGGTGATGGTTAAGTTGAAAATGCCTTCCGGAACCGCTGTTTCGGAAATCGACCGTATTTTGACGCAATTGGAAGAAAAGATACGGGATCTGCCTGAAATTGAGAATATTTTTACCCTTGCCGGCGGAAAAGTATGGGGACTTTATACTTATGAAATCGCCAACGAAGGCGAGCTGGATGTTCAATTGGTTCCCAAGTCCCGGCGATCCATATCCACCGAAGAGTTCATTAAAAAAATTAAACCCATGGTGGGTAAAACCCAGATCCCGGGAGCCAAAATTCCGGTGATGCAGATGAAGATTAAAGGCATCCGGAAGGTTGGAGACCAAGAGGTGGAAATCAAGATTAAAGGGGCACGTATCCAGCCTATTTTCGAGTTTGCCCGGGAAACGGCTGCCAGGCTTAAAGAAACACCTGGACTGACCAATGTGACCCTGTCTATGGACATGAGCAAGCCCGAATACCGCATCTATGTTGACCGGGCAAAGGCATCTGCCCTGGGAATTACGGTAAAAGAGGCAGCAGACACTTTGCAGGGACTGGTTCAGGGAACCGTGGCAACCCGCTACAGAGAAGGGGCTGACTACTACGATATCCGTGTGATGGTCCCCTCGGAATTTTTAAAAAGCAAATTTGAACTTGAAAACCTGATTATCAAGAGCAATTCCGATCAACCGGTCTATGTCAAGGATATTGCCCGGATTGAACGCTCCACGGGTCCCGTGGAAATCATCCGTGAAGACCAGGCCAAACAGATCATCGTCCGGGCGGACTCCCAGGGCATCAGTGTTGGGGAGGCTGTGGCACGAGCCGAATCCGCTGTTTACCAGATTCAAAAGTCTGCCGGTGTCTCCTTTGAGATGGGCGGTCAGGCCAAAATGATGGCTGACAATCGAAAAGCCATGGGAATTATCTTTGGATTTGCCGTGCTTTTTGCCTATGTAATTCTGGCCATACAGTTTGAATCATTTCTGTTGCCCATGCTCATGATGATCAACATCCCCCTGTCTCTGACCGGTGCTTTTCTGGCACTTTACCTGACCGCTACCCCCATCGGCGTAACCGTTTTGATCGGCCTCATCGTCATGATGGGAGGTATTACCTCACAGGGTGTAGTGCTGCTTTCCCTGGCAGAGTCATTTCGGTCCCAGGGATATCCTGCTGCGGCAGCGGTTGGACTGGCAGCTCCGTTAAGAATCCGGCCCATTTTAATGACCCAGCTGACAACAATTTTAGGGCTTGTGCCCTTGGCCCTGAATCTGGGTTCAGGAGGAGATATGCTGCAACCCATGGCTATTGCCGTTATCGGCGGGTTGACATATTCGCTCATGTTGACCCTGCTTTTTCTGCCTGCGGCATACAGCATTGCCATGGACAGGAAAGAAAAATGGGAAAGGGCTCGGATATCCGGCCGATCAACTTAATTGAATTAACCCCAAGAAAGAGAAAAAATGAAAAAATTATGTATCGCCATGCTGATTCTGGGGTTGTGCCTGCCGTTCTGGGCCGATGACAACCGCCTTGAAAATTATATTTCAAGCTTTGATTCTGCCGCCAGAAAAGAGATGAAAATGGACAGTGATTTTGGGCACCAACATGTCAGTGCTCACAGCCGTCATGACATTTCCGCTTCAAAAATCGATGATGTTTTATAGGCTTCCAACGTGAGCTGTTCTTATCTCACGCACCCGTGAGGAGAAAGTCGATTTCCTGCTCTTCGCAAAAAAATTTGCATTGAGATCAATTTGATTTATGATAGAAAAATTTTAAATTTATCAGAAGTGATAGGGTAGATATATGACAACACCAGCGGAATCAATCATCCAGGAAATTTTTAATAAATGCGCCGGAACATCTGGGTGCGAAGTCTGCAGATCGCATATGGAGGAAGATTGCCTGTTCTTCCCTGAACTCTATGAGTTGCATGACGAGTTTGTCGAAAAAAGGCAGCGTATTCCAAACAACAGGTTAAACGAGTTAATAAATTTGTGTACCTTCTGCGGTTTATGCCCTTGTCAGGATATCCGGATGCTGATTCTCAAAGCAAAGGCGGCTCTTGCGAATAAAAGCGGTTTGCCTCTCTCGTCCAAGATTCTTGCTGATGCTCAAAGTGCAGGCCGATTGGGAAATCTGTTTAACAATACAGTAAATTTTATAACTCAGAGTAAAGGGATATCCTTTTGTTTTAAAAAAAAACTTAAGGTTCATCAAGACAGACAATTGCCTAAACTCCCAAAACAGGATTTTTTTTCTTGGGTTAAAAAGACAGAATCTGGATTTATAAAAAAGAAACCGAAACAAAGGGTTCACAAAGTAGTATATTTTACTGGTTGCAGTGCCGGATATTTTTTCCCGGAAGTCGGCAAAGCCACGATCAATCTTCTTGAAAAACTGGGGGCGGATGTGCTTGTGCCTGAACAGCACTGCTGCAGTATGCCATTATTGATGGAAGGGCAGAAAGGGAAAGCATTGGACAAAATCCAGGCAAATGTTTCTACTTTGGTCAGGTTTATAAGGAATGGATACAAGATAGTTTGCTCATGTCCAACCTGCGGATATTTTTTCAAGAAACTGCTTTTGGAAAATGCGTATCTTTCAGATGCAGCCCAAGAAAAACTGCACTCCGACGACAATATAATGAAAGTTCCCTTAGGGTCTGATAAGTTCATCTCTCTTCCGAAAAAAACATATGGAAAGATTTTGAAAGATGACGGTTATTTTTCATCAATTAATCCACTGGACAGAATTGATCTGGCAAACGCTGTAGTTGATCTTGGTGAGTACCTTTTATCCTTTCAGAGAAAGGATAAATCCATCTTCGGTATAGAAGACATTCAGACCCCTTTGATGTATTTCGCACCCTGTCATCAAAGAGAGCAGGAAATAGGACAACCTTATCTTAAAATTTTTTCAACCATTTCCGGAACAGACATTATTCAGGTAGGTGGTGCTCTTAATTGTTGCGGTATGGGAGGTCATCTGGGATATAAAAAATCATTTTATCAAGCCGCACAGAAAATCGGCAACCCCTTATTTGAAAAATTTAGAAATGAAAAACACCGCACTATCATAACAGATTGTTTAAGTTGCAGAATCCAGTTTCAACATGAACTGCCCATGGATATATATCATCCTGTCCAACTTCTACAAATGCAGCAAGATTCTGTCTAAGCGCAAACGGAGTTGAGAATGATTTCTCTTGACGGAATTTTAATTTTTAAACTATAGTTAGGCATTTAGCTAATTATAAAACAGGCATCAAATGGACAAAACACTTTCCGTAATCAAATCAATATCAGATAAAAATAGACTCAGAATTTTAAGCGTTTTGCTGGTGCATACTGAATTATGTGCCTGTCAGATCACCGAATTCCTGGGGGTTACCGGAGCGACTACCTCCAGGCATCTGGGGTTGATGGTGAATGCAGGGGTTTTGAAAAATCGTAAGCAGGGCAGATGGGTATATTTCCGAATAAACATGGAAGAACCGTCTTTAACTGCTCTTCTTGGATGGGTAAAAAATAGAATCGAAACATCCCAGCAGGTAAAAGAGGACCTGGAAGCATTAAAACAGATATTGCATCTTTCCTGTGAAGCGTTAAGTCAAAAATAAAGACAAATCCGGGGTTGATCATAACTTCGGTTACTTTATGCCAATCGTTTAATTGACAGGAAGATAACG
This genomic window contains:
- a CDS encoding Spy/CpxP family protein refolding chaperone; the protein is MKNLITLILLAGSQAMAWPGSGHSGAGPGNGYACNRADLDLTPEQSVQLLKLRTVFIKAVTPFQNQMITLRSELQMLWNAAQPDKEKIFAKEKEMSDLRGKISEIRTTYQLDCRAVLTPEQLTRTRLAEKGHGTNGHHNRAW
- a CDS encoding tetratricopeptide repeat protein — its product is MVKKQLKTKKTTRPLKSAGGKQSTIWLSILLVTISFIGGTVFSSFKLSRTAAPVSPPAGTTPAADFNTLKKRAIENKQNADVWTQLGNAYFDANQYQNAIDAYEKSVAIDPGNPDVITDLGVMYRRSNQPEKAVEMFSRAMAADPGHEVSRMNKGIVLLHDLKDRPAAMKAWKELLGINPLATFGGGQSVDRVVWEYEQERK
- a CDS encoding TolC family protein, with protein sequence MIGKKMGMASNRALRVLVVLFCIGTGVVNAEPDPQMSLELCVETALLNNPYLLSLKEQVKGAEYDVTIAEGRRWPSLHFNAAESLYSDDTRLFSASYNGEKGVFGKDMTDLGLILQLPLYTGGQLSSGTAATRHNREAFEYTLLRASQILEFDVAQTVYKILGQVKQLESIMFSQQVLKQDKERIQAMVDARKAARVDLLRVDVRLAKIDQARVSAENSLYGAWQELFRLMGKNNPLPPTLPEIDGSLLPVPSLPDTGDALEKALENRPDIKALDSRVAAQKQKAASARGKALPQISLKGSYGYRFMADPNDYTQGTDDSDFRGSIGVNLDLPLFEGGRIRAEIHREQALLASIENQRHSLGLLVQKEVRTAVLYMTSAMQRVNTQKTAVAQARDALAIEQEKYRLGKGTILDVLDAQNAMLEIETEYYRAAADYHTAVAEFDLTRGGAK
- a CDS encoding efflux RND transporter periplasmic adaptor subunit: MIRYLSLFFMCLTLTTVLGCDEPDGMAQTESKKSKDMSALVEVVTARKQSISRQLELTGDVAATRMVVIQAGVEGPLAFLPWREGDRVTKGEVLVKIDRPMYQAEMQAAMAAVEVARARLADLRAGARSEEKNKAAQKVRELESLAQFTVKDKDRVDRLVKIGALPEEALEKAFLAGIKADADLAAARDTYQILKKGPTKDDIDVQKALVKEAEAKLSIAGAKLSECTIRAPFDGIILQVNATVGDFAQARSPLLKIMDSSSVVVRFSVPESESNLQDRTLPVYVSFDALGGQPHPASIARVFPQIDLKTRTRMVEVIPDNVKELVPGMFARVKIVTQRASDTVVLPEKAVVAMGNGSTAVFVFKNNIAQKRKVRLGIEEASCIQIMEGIQEGEQVIVAGQEKLKPGTRVKLTSQQGSFPCANGNKERKAS
- a CDS encoding efflux RND transporter permease subunit, with product MNITQILLKRPVAVTVVTIAVLFVGLFSLKNLDVDYLPEITYPMIKVHAWWRGATPEEIETNVADPVERIIATVDNLDYMESSSIEGMYTLLVNFRYGVNVDTAYQDVLAAMGRVARKLPRSMDAPIVIKADPSQLPVMQLTISSDRYDLVWLRNWVDNWLGDRITTINGTAGVEAVGGLNREIRVHLDPERLAAYGISPATVVKLLDSENREAFSGRVTVKTREIIARTIAEFESLSEIRNLVVKRTPEGRVIYLKDIAEVLDSHEEMRVNTRFNGKPCVKLNVLKQAEANTVAVSRAVNEGLKQLKTEFPDGVSVNIVENQGTYVMGAIQSVESSAVLAAILVIFVVYLFLGRWRQVLVLVVALPVTLLANFFIMKMAGFSINLFSLGGLVVALGVILDNSIVVLENMTRLKEKGESQWAVKGVSEVGSAIIASTLTFLALFLPFLFVPGLSALLFKELVLVVAGIVIVSLIVALTLTPVLTRALIKGGESGKMSAIAGMFDRVMNTLTQVYSRILQACLTHKWKTVLACVFVFSAGIFLAGKDGSEFLPKVDDGRVMVKLKMPSGTAVSEIDRILTQLEEKIRDLPEIENIFTLAGGKVWGLYTYEIANEGELDVQLVPKSRRSISTEEFIKKIKPMVGKTQIPGAKIPVMQMKIKGIRKVGDQEVEIKIKGARIQPIFEFARETAARLKETPGLTNVTLSMDMSKPEYRIYVDRAKASALGITVKEAADTLQGLVQGTVATRYREGADYYDIRVMVPSEFLKSKFELENLIIKSNSDQPVYVKDIARIERSTGPVEIIREDQAKQIIVRADSQGISVGEAVARAESAVYQIQKSAGVSFEMGGQAKMMADNRKAMGIIFGFAVLFAYVILAIQFESFLLPMLMMINIPLSLTGAFLALYLTATPIGVTVLIGLIVMMGGITSQGVVLLSLAESFRSQGYPAAAAVGLAAPLRIRPILMTQLTTILGLVPLALNLGSGGDMLQPMAIAVIGGLTYSLMLTLLFLPAAYSIAMDRKEKWERARISGRST
- a CDS encoding heterodisulfide reductase-related iron-sulfur binding cluster, translating into MTTPAESIIQEIFNKCAGTSGCEVCRSHMEEDCLFFPELYELHDEFVEKRQRIPNNRLNELINLCTFCGLCPCQDIRMLILKAKAALANKSGLPLSSKILADAQSAGRLGNLFNNTVNFITQSKGISFCFKKKLKVHQDRQLPKLPKQDFFSWVKKTESGFIKKKPKQRVHKVVYFTGCSAGYFFPEVGKATINLLEKLGADVLVPEQHCCSMPLLMEGQKGKALDKIQANVSTLVRFIRNGYKIVCSCPTCGYFFKKLLLENAYLSDAAQEKLHSDDNIMKVPLGSDKFISLPKKTYGKILKDDGYFSSINPLDRIDLANAVVDLGEYLLSFQRKDKSIFGIEDIQTPLMYFAPCHQREQEIGQPYLKIFSTISGTDIIQVGGALNCCGMGGHLGYKKSFYQAAQKIGNPLFEKFRNEKHRTIITDCLSCRIQFQHELPMDIYHPVQLLQMQQDSV
- a CDS encoding metalloregulator ArsR/SmtB family transcription factor, with the translated sequence MDKTLSVIKSISDKNRLRILSVLLVHTELCACQITEFLGVTGATTSRHLGLMVNAGVLKNRKQGRWVYFRINMEEPSLTALLGWVKNRIETSQQVKEDLEALKQILHLSCEALSQK